Proteins co-encoded in one Cyprinus carpio isolate SPL01 chromosome B5, ASM1834038v1, whole genome shotgun sequence genomic window:
- the LOC109088801 gene encoding unconventional myosin-Ic isoform X3, producing the protein MESALSARDRVGVQDFLLLENYNSEAAFIENLRRRYREGLFYTYIGSVLVSVNPYRELEIYSKQNMERHRGVNFYEISPHIFALADNSYRALRTERRDQCILISGESGAGKTEASKKILQYYTHICPTRNNTHTIRERLLQSNPVLEAFGNAKTLRNDNSSRFGKYMDIQFDYKGAPIGGHILIYLLEKSRVAHQNHGERNFHIFYQLLEGGEEPLLKTLGLEKTNPQHYHYLVKGNCPRVSSISDKNGWKVVRNALTIIGFNEEEIQELMEIVASVLHLGNIQFGEDEEGETHVTTEPQLQYLSQLLGVDGSVLKEALTHKKIVAKGEEMISPLSLEQALSARDSLAKAIYGRAFTWLVQKLNQSLAFKDEVYYSSKCSSIIGLLDIYGFEVFQHNSFEQFCINYCNEKLQQLFIELTLKSEQEEYEAEGIVWERVEYFNNKIICDLVEEKHKGIIAILDEECLRRGDASDITFLEKLEDTLGGHAHFVTHKMANGKIRKAIGREEFRLVHYAGEVNYNVNGFLDKNNDLLYRHLKEVLCQSGNHIVSQCFHADELMDQRRPETAATQFKLSLAKLMEILMSKEPSYVRCIKPNDAKQSGRFDEVLVRHQVKYLGLMENLRVRRAGFAYRRNYEAFLERYKSLCPDTWPNWRGKLPEGVATLVKHLNYKPEEYKLGRSKIFIRFPRTLFVTEDALEVKKQTIAVTLQTSWRGYRERAKYHRIRHAVIVIQSWWRGVKGRRKAKHRRQAADTIRRFIKGFILRNEPRCPDNEYFLDHVRFSFLMKVKRNLPKSVLDKSWPRPPPSLTEASELLHRMCIRNLVNDYCRRIQPEWKKQLEQKVVASAIFSGQKDCYPRSVPKLFVATRLETEEINLKVLQTLGTDNKVKYGVAVTKYDRHGFRARMRQLLLTTSSAVLVQDAKIKQRIDYGTLLGISVSSLSDGFFVLHIPTTDSKQKGDLVLQCDHVIEAVTKLAIMADKIHNVNISQDSIRFAIARGKEGVIDFSSGSDLRVVKTKNGHLSVTTPQIS; encoded by the exons ACATATATTGGCTCAGTGCTGGTGTCAGTGAATCCTTACAGAGAGTTGGAGATTTATTCCAAACAGAACATGGAGCGCCACAGAGGAGTCAATTTCTATGAGATCTCCCCTCACAT TTTTGCCCTGGCTGATAATTCATATCGTGCACTGCGGACTGAGAGACGAGATCAGTGTATTCTGATTTCGGGTGAGAGTGGCGCTGGAAAGACTGAGGCCTCCAAAAAGATCCTTCAGTACTACACACACATCTGTCCCACccgcaacaacacacacactatcagAGAGAGACTGTTGCAGTCCAACCCAGTACTGGAG GCTTTCGGGAATGCTAAAACTCTCCGGAATGACAATTCGAGTCGTTTTGGGAAATACATGGACATTCAGTTTGACTATAAG GGCGCTCCAATTGGAGGTCACATCCTAATCTACCTGTTAGAGAAATCCCGTGTGGCCCATCAGAACCATGGTGAGAGAAACTTCCACATCTTCTATCAACTGCTGGAGGGTGGAGAAGAGCCTCTTCTGAAGACACTTGGTTTGGAGAAAACCAACCCACAGCATTATCATTACCTGGTTAAG ggTAACTGTCCACGGGTGAGCTCTATCAGTGATAAGAACGGTTGGAAAGTTGTGAGAAATGCTCTCACCATTATTGGCTTTAATGAGGAGGAGATACAG GAGCTGATGGAGATTGTGGCCAGTGTTCTACATCTGGGTAACATACAGTTCGGTGAAGATGAGGAGGGAGAGACACACGTCACCACTGAACCTCAACTGCAATATCTGTCCCAG cTGCTGGGTGTGGACGGGTCAGTCCTGAAAGAAGCTCTTACTCACAAGAAAATTGTTGCCAAAGGGGAGGAG ATGATCAGTCCCTTGAGTTTAGAACAGGCTCTGTCTGCTCGGGACTCTTTGGCCAAAGCCATATATGGTCGTGCCTTTACCTGGCTTGTCCAGAAGTTAAACCAGTCATTGGCATTTAAG gaTGAAGTCTACTACTCCAGTAAATGTTCTTCTATTATTGGTTTGCTGGACATATATGGATTTGAGGTCTTTCAACACAACAG tTTTGAGCAGTTTTGCATTAATTACTGCAATGAAAAACTGCAGCAGCTGTTTATTGAGCTCACACTGAAAAGTGAACAGGAGGAGTATGAGGCAGAGGGGATCGTG TGGGAGAGAGTggaatatttcaacaacaaaatcaTTTGTGACCTGGTGGAGGAGAAACATAAAGGCATCATCGCCATTctg GATGAGGAGTGCTTAAGACGAGGAGATGCCAGTGACATCACCTTTCTGGAAAAGTTGGAGGACACACTTGGAGGCCATGCCCATTTTGTCAC TCATAAAATGGCCAACGGGAAGATACGCAAGGCTATTGGGCGAGAGGAATTTAGACTGGTTCATTATGCTGGAGAGGTCAACTACAACGTCAACG GGTTTCTGGACAAAAATAATGACCTGCTATACAGACACCTGAAGGAG GTGCTGTGTCAGTCTGGGAATCACATTGTCAGTCAGTGCTTCCATGCAGATGAGTTGATGGACCAGAGAAGGCCAGAGACG GCTGCCACACAGTTCAAGCTCAGTTTGGCTAAACTGATGGAGATTCTGATGTCTAAGGAACCATCGTATGTACGCTGCATAAAACCCAATGACGCTAAACAGTCAG GCAGATTTGATGAGGTTTTGGTCAGGCATCAGGTGAAGTATTTGGGTTTGATGGAGAATCTGAGAGTAAGGAGAGCTGGATTTGCATACAGACGAAACTATGAGGCGTTCTTAGAAAG gTATAAGTCTCTGTGTCCAGACACCTGGCCAAACTGGCGCGGGAAACTCCCAGAGGGGGTTGCCACTCTGGTCAAACACCTCAACTACAAACCTGAAGAATACAAACTGGGCAG GTCCAAAATCTTTATCCGCTTTCCAAGGACTCTGTTTGTGACTGAGGATGCACTTGAGGTCAAGAAACAAACCATTG CTGTCACTCTGCAGACATCTTGGCGGGGCTACAGGGAGCGAGCCAAGTACCACCGGATCCGACATGCAG TAATTGTTATCCAGTCATGGTGGAGAGGAGTCAAAGGCCGAAGGAAAGCCAAGCATCGTAGACAAGCAGCTGACACTATACGCAG GTTCATCAAAGGCTTCATCCTGCGCAATGAGCCTCGTTGCCCTGACAATGAGTACTTTTTGGATCATGTGCGATTCTCTTTCTTGATGAAAGTGAAACGAAATCTGCCAAAAAGTGTTCTCGACAAGAGCTGGCCAAGACCACCACCCTCACTCACTGAG GCATCTGAGCTCCTTCACAGAATGTGCATTCGCAACCTGGTCAATGACTACTGCAGGAGAATCCAGCCAGAGTGGAAGAAGCAG TTGGAACAGAAGGTTGTAGCCAGTGCGATCTTTAGTGGTCAGAAGGACTGCTACCCTAGAAGTGTTCCCAAACTCTTTGTAGCCACCAGACTAg AGACTGAAGAGATCAATCTCAAAGTGCTGCAAACTCTTGGGACTGACAACAAGGTTaag tatgGTGTAGCGGTCACCAAGTACGATCGGCATGGTTTCCGCGCACGTATGCGTCAGCTGCTGTTGACCACTTCATCTGCTGTGCTGGTCCAGGATGCAAAAATCAAACAACGTATCGACTACGGCACATTGCTGG gtATCTCTGTTAGTTCCCTCAGTGATGGAttctttgttttgcatattccCACCACTGACAGTAAGCAGAAG GGTGACCTGGTGCTGCAATGCGATCATGTGATTGAGGCTGTCACCAAGCTGGCCATCATGGCAGACAAGATACACAATGTCAACATCAGCCAGGACAG TATCAGGTTTGCCATAGCGAGGGGAAAGGAGGGAGTTATAGATTTCTCAAGTGGTTCGGACCTGCGTGTGGTCAAGACCAAGAATGGACACCTGTCTGTG ACCACCCCACAAATCTCATGA
- the LOC109088801 gene encoding unconventional myosin-Ic isoform X2, giving the protein MTMETEVGVEGGVRLVMESALSARDRVGVQDFLLLENYNSEAAFIENLRRRYREGLFYTYIGSVLVSVNPYRELEIYSKQNMERHRGVNFYEISPHIFALADNSYRALRTERRDQCILISGESGAGKTEASKKILQYYTHICPTRNNTHTIRERLLQSNPVLEAFGNAKTLRNDNSSRFGKYMDIQFDYKGAPIGGHILIYLLEKSRVAHQNHGERNFHIFYQLLEGGEEPLLKTLGLEKTNPQHYHYLVKGNCPRVSSISDKNGWKVVRNALTIIGFNEEEIQELMEIVASVLHLGNIQFGEDEEGETHVTTEPQLQYLSQLLGVDGSVLKEALTHKKIVAKGEEMISPLSLEQALSARDSLAKAIYGRAFTWLVQKLNQSLAFKDEVYYSSKCSSIIGLLDIYGFEVFQHNSFEQFCINYCNEKLQQLFIELTLKSEQEEYEAEGIVWERVEYFNNKIICDLVEEKHKGIIAILDEECLRRGDASDITFLEKLEDTLGGHAHFVTHKMANGKIRKAIGREEFRLVHYAGEVNYNVNGFLDKNNDLLYRHLKEVLCQSGNHIVSQCFHADELMDQRRPETAATQFKLSLAKLMEILMSKEPSYVRCIKPNDAKQSGRFDEVLVRHQVKYLGLMENLRVRRAGFAYRRNYEAFLERYKSLCPDTWPNWRGKLPEGVATLVKHLNYKPEEYKLGRSKIFIRFPRTLFVTEDALEVKKQTIAVTLQTSWRGYRERAKYHRIRHAVIVIQSWWRGVKGRRKAKHRRQAADTIRRFIKGFILRNEPRCPDNEYFLDHVRFSFLMKVKRNLPKSVLDKSWPRPPPSLTEASELLHRMCIRNLVNDYCRRIQPEWKKQLEQKVVASAIFSGQKDCYPRSVPKLFVATRLETEEINLKVLQTLGTDNKVKYGVAVTKYDRHGFRARMRQLLLTTSSAVLVQDAKIKQRIDYGTLLGISVSSLSDGFFVLHIPTTDSKQKGDLVLQCDHVIEAVTKLAIMADKIHNVNISQDSIRFAIARGKEGVIDFSSGSDLRVVKTKNGHLSVTTPQIS; this is encoded by the exons ACATATATTGGCTCAGTGCTGGTGTCAGTGAATCCTTACAGAGAGTTGGAGATTTATTCCAAACAGAACATGGAGCGCCACAGAGGAGTCAATTTCTATGAGATCTCCCCTCACAT TTTTGCCCTGGCTGATAATTCATATCGTGCACTGCGGACTGAGAGACGAGATCAGTGTATTCTGATTTCGGGTGAGAGTGGCGCTGGAAAGACTGAGGCCTCCAAAAAGATCCTTCAGTACTACACACACATCTGTCCCACccgcaacaacacacacactatcagAGAGAGACTGTTGCAGTCCAACCCAGTACTGGAG GCTTTCGGGAATGCTAAAACTCTCCGGAATGACAATTCGAGTCGTTTTGGGAAATACATGGACATTCAGTTTGACTATAAG GGCGCTCCAATTGGAGGTCACATCCTAATCTACCTGTTAGAGAAATCCCGTGTGGCCCATCAGAACCATGGTGAGAGAAACTTCCACATCTTCTATCAACTGCTGGAGGGTGGAGAAGAGCCTCTTCTGAAGACACTTGGTTTGGAGAAAACCAACCCACAGCATTATCATTACCTGGTTAAG ggTAACTGTCCACGGGTGAGCTCTATCAGTGATAAGAACGGTTGGAAAGTTGTGAGAAATGCTCTCACCATTATTGGCTTTAATGAGGAGGAGATACAG GAGCTGATGGAGATTGTGGCCAGTGTTCTACATCTGGGTAACATACAGTTCGGTGAAGATGAGGAGGGAGAGACACACGTCACCACTGAACCTCAACTGCAATATCTGTCCCAG cTGCTGGGTGTGGACGGGTCAGTCCTGAAAGAAGCTCTTACTCACAAGAAAATTGTTGCCAAAGGGGAGGAG ATGATCAGTCCCTTGAGTTTAGAACAGGCTCTGTCTGCTCGGGACTCTTTGGCCAAAGCCATATATGGTCGTGCCTTTACCTGGCTTGTCCAGAAGTTAAACCAGTCATTGGCATTTAAG gaTGAAGTCTACTACTCCAGTAAATGTTCTTCTATTATTGGTTTGCTGGACATATATGGATTTGAGGTCTTTCAACACAACAG tTTTGAGCAGTTTTGCATTAATTACTGCAATGAAAAACTGCAGCAGCTGTTTATTGAGCTCACACTGAAAAGTGAACAGGAGGAGTATGAGGCAGAGGGGATCGTG TGGGAGAGAGTggaatatttcaacaacaaaatcaTTTGTGACCTGGTGGAGGAGAAACATAAAGGCATCATCGCCATTctg GATGAGGAGTGCTTAAGACGAGGAGATGCCAGTGACATCACCTTTCTGGAAAAGTTGGAGGACACACTTGGAGGCCATGCCCATTTTGTCAC TCATAAAATGGCCAACGGGAAGATACGCAAGGCTATTGGGCGAGAGGAATTTAGACTGGTTCATTATGCTGGAGAGGTCAACTACAACGTCAACG GGTTTCTGGACAAAAATAATGACCTGCTATACAGACACCTGAAGGAG GTGCTGTGTCAGTCTGGGAATCACATTGTCAGTCAGTGCTTCCATGCAGATGAGTTGATGGACCAGAGAAGGCCAGAGACG GCTGCCACACAGTTCAAGCTCAGTTTGGCTAAACTGATGGAGATTCTGATGTCTAAGGAACCATCGTATGTACGCTGCATAAAACCCAATGACGCTAAACAGTCAG GCAGATTTGATGAGGTTTTGGTCAGGCATCAGGTGAAGTATTTGGGTTTGATGGAGAATCTGAGAGTAAGGAGAGCTGGATTTGCATACAGACGAAACTATGAGGCGTTCTTAGAAAG gTATAAGTCTCTGTGTCCAGACACCTGGCCAAACTGGCGCGGGAAACTCCCAGAGGGGGTTGCCACTCTGGTCAAACACCTCAACTACAAACCTGAAGAATACAAACTGGGCAG GTCCAAAATCTTTATCCGCTTTCCAAGGACTCTGTTTGTGACTGAGGATGCACTTGAGGTCAAGAAACAAACCATTG CTGTCACTCTGCAGACATCTTGGCGGGGCTACAGGGAGCGAGCCAAGTACCACCGGATCCGACATGCAG TAATTGTTATCCAGTCATGGTGGAGAGGAGTCAAAGGCCGAAGGAAAGCCAAGCATCGTAGACAAGCAGCTGACACTATACGCAG GTTCATCAAAGGCTTCATCCTGCGCAATGAGCCTCGTTGCCCTGACAATGAGTACTTTTTGGATCATGTGCGATTCTCTTTCTTGATGAAAGTGAAACGAAATCTGCCAAAAAGTGTTCTCGACAAGAGCTGGCCAAGACCACCACCCTCACTCACTGAG GCATCTGAGCTCCTTCACAGAATGTGCATTCGCAACCTGGTCAATGACTACTGCAGGAGAATCCAGCCAGAGTGGAAGAAGCAG TTGGAACAGAAGGTTGTAGCCAGTGCGATCTTTAGTGGTCAGAAGGACTGCTACCCTAGAAGTGTTCCCAAACTCTTTGTAGCCACCAGACTAg AGACTGAAGAGATCAATCTCAAAGTGCTGCAAACTCTTGGGACTGACAACAAGGTTaag tatgGTGTAGCGGTCACCAAGTACGATCGGCATGGTTTCCGCGCACGTATGCGTCAGCTGCTGTTGACCACTTCATCTGCTGTGCTGGTCCAGGATGCAAAAATCAAACAACGTATCGACTACGGCACATTGCTGG gtATCTCTGTTAGTTCCCTCAGTGATGGAttctttgttttgcatattccCACCACTGACAGTAAGCAGAAG GGTGACCTGGTGCTGCAATGCGATCATGTGATTGAGGCTGTCACCAAGCTGGCCATCATGGCAGACAAGATACACAATGTCAACATCAGCCAGGACAG TATCAGGTTTGCCATAGCGAGGGGAAAGGAGGGAGTTATAGATTTCTCAAGTGGTTCGGACCTGCGTGTGGTCAAGACCAAGAATGGACACCTGTCTGTG ACCACCCCACAAATCTCATGA
- the LOC109088801 gene encoding unconventional myosin-Ic isoform X1, translating to MKYRRREVGVEGGVRLVMESALSARDRVGVQDFLLLENYNSEAAFIENLRRRYREGLFYTYIGSVLVSVNPYRELEIYSKQNMERHRGVNFYEISPHIFALADNSYRALRTERRDQCILISGESGAGKTEASKKILQYYTHICPTRNNTHTIRERLLQSNPVLEAFGNAKTLRNDNSSRFGKYMDIQFDYKGAPIGGHILIYLLEKSRVAHQNHGERNFHIFYQLLEGGEEPLLKTLGLEKTNPQHYHYLVKGNCPRVSSISDKNGWKVVRNALTIIGFNEEEIQELMEIVASVLHLGNIQFGEDEEGETHVTTEPQLQYLSQLLGVDGSVLKEALTHKKIVAKGEEMISPLSLEQALSARDSLAKAIYGRAFTWLVQKLNQSLAFKDEVYYSSKCSSIIGLLDIYGFEVFQHNSFEQFCINYCNEKLQQLFIELTLKSEQEEYEAEGIVWERVEYFNNKIICDLVEEKHKGIIAILDEECLRRGDASDITFLEKLEDTLGGHAHFVTHKMANGKIRKAIGREEFRLVHYAGEVNYNVNGFLDKNNDLLYRHLKEVLCQSGNHIVSQCFHADELMDQRRPETAATQFKLSLAKLMEILMSKEPSYVRCIKPNDAKQSGRFDEVLVRHQVKYLGLMENLRVRRAGFAYRRNYEAFLERYKSLCPDTWPNWRGKLPEGVATLVKHLNYKPEEYKLGRSKIFIRFPRTLFVTEDALEVKKQTIAVTLQTSWRGYRERAKYHRIRHAVIVIQSWWRGVKGRRKAKHRRQAADTIRRFIKGFILRNEPRCPDNEYFLDHVRFSFLMKVKRNLPKSVLDKSWPRPPPSLTEASELLHRMCIRNLVNDYCRRIQPEWKKQLEQKVVASAIFSGQKDCYPRSVPKLFVATRLETEEINLKVLQTLGTDNKVKYGVAVTKYDRHGFRARMRQLLLTTSSAVLVQDAKIKQRIDYGTLLGISVSSLSDGFFVLHIPTTDSKQKGDLVLQCDHVIEAVTKLAIMADKIHNVNISQDSIRFAIARGKEGVIDFSSGSDLRVVKTKNGHLSVTTPQIS from the exons ACATATATTGGCTCAGTGCTGGTGTCAGTGAATCCTTACAGAGAGTTGGAGATTTATTCCAAACAGAACATGGAGCGCCACAGAGGAGTCAATTTCTATGAGATCTCCCCTCACAT TTTTGCCCTGGCTGATAATTCATATCGTGCACTGCGGACTGAGAGACGAGATCAGTGTATTCTGATTTCGGGTGAGAGTGGCGCTGGAAAGACTGAGGCCTCCAAAAAGATCCTTCAGTACTACACACACATCTGTCCCACccgcaacaacacacacactatcagAGAGAGACTGTTGCAGTCCAACCCAGTACTGGAG GCTTTCGGGAATGCTAAAACTCTCCGGAATGACAATTCGAGTCGTTTTGGGAAATACATGGACATTCAGTTTGACTATAAG GGCGCTCCAATTGGAGGTCACATCCTAATCTACCTGTTAGAGAAATCCCGTGTGGCCCATCAGAACCATGGTGAGAGAAACTTCCACATCTTCTATCAACTGCTGGAGGGTGGAGAAGAGCCTCTTCTGAAGACACTTGGTTTGGAGAAAACCAACCCACAGCATTATCATTACCTGGTTAAG ggTAACTGTCCACGGGTGAGCTCTATCAGTGATAAGAACGGTTGGAAAGTTGTGAGAAATGCTCTCACCATTATTGGCTTTAATGAGGAGGAGATACAG GAGCTGATGGAGATTGTGGCCAGTGTTCTACATCTGGGTAACATACAGTTCGGTGAAGATGAGGAGGGAGAGACACACGTCACCACTGAACCTCAACTGCAATATCTGTCCCAG cTGCTGGGTGTGGACGGGTCAGTCCTGAAAGAAGCTCTTACTCACAAGAAAATTGTTGCCAAAGGGGAGGAG ATGATCAGTCCCTTGAGTTTAGAACAGGCTCTGTCTGCTCGGGACTCTTTGGCCAAAGCCATATATGGTCGTGCCTTTACCTGGCTTGTCCAGAAGTTAAACCAGTCATTGGCATTTAAG gaTGAAGTCTACTACTCCAGTAAATGTTCTTCTATTATTGGTTTGCTGGACATATATGGATTTGAGGTCTTTCAACACAACAG tTTTGAGCAGTTTTGCATTAATTACTGCAATGAAAAACTGCAGCAGCTGTTTATTGAGCTCACACTGAAAAGTGAACAGGAGGAGTATGAGGCAGAGGGGATCGTG TGGGAGAGAGTggaatatttcaacaacaaaatcaTTTGTGACCTGGTGGAGGAGAAACATAAAGGCATCATCGCCATTctg GATGAGGAGTGCTTAAGACGAGGAGATGCCAGTGACATCACCTTTCTGGAAAAGTTGGAGGACACACTTGGAGGCCATGCCCATTTTGTCAC TCATAAAATGGCCAACGGGAAGATACGCAAGGCTATTGGGCGAGAGGAATTTAGACTGGTTCATTATGCTGGAGAGGTCAACTACAACGTCAACG GGTTTCTGGACAAAAATAATGACCTGCTATACAGACACCTGAAGGAG GTGCTGTGTCAGTCTGGGAATCACATTGTCAGTCAGTGCTTCCATGCAGATGAGTTGATGGACCAGAGAAGGCCAGAGACG GCTGCCACACAGTTCAAGCTCAGTTTGGCTAAACTGATGGAGATTCTGATGTCTAAGGAACCATCGTATGTACGCTGCATAAAACCCAATGACGCTAAACAGTCAG GCAGATTTGATGAGGTTTTGGTCAGGCATCAGGTGAAGTATTTGGGTTTGATGGAGAATCTGAGAGTAAGGAGAGCTGGATTTGCATACAGACGAAACTATGAGGCGTTCTTAGAAAG gTATAAGTCTCTGTGTCCAGACACCTGGCCAAACTGGCGCGGGAAACTCCCAGAGGGGGTTGCCACTCTGGTCAAACACCTCAACTACAAACCTGAAGAATACAAACTGGGCAG GTCCAAAATCTTTATCCGCTTTCCAAGGACTCTGTTTGTGACTGAGGATGCACTTGAGGTCAAGAAACAAACCATTG CTGTCACTCTGCAGACATCTTGGCGGGGCTACAGGGAGCGAGCCAAGTACCACCGGATCCGACATGCAG TAATTGTTATCCAGTCATGGTGGAGAGGAGTCAAAGGCCGAAGGAAAGCCAAGCATCGTAGACAAGCAGCTGACACTATACGCAG GTTCATCAAAGGCTTCATCCTGCGCAATGAGCCTCGTTGCCCTGACAATGAGTACTTTTTGGATCATGTGCGATTCTCTTTCTTGATGAAAGTGAAACGAAATCTGCCAAAAAGTGTTCTCGACAAGAGCTGGCCAAGACCACCACCCTCACTCACTGAG GCATCTGAGCTCCTTCACAGAATGTGCATTCGCAACCTGGTCAATGACTACTGCAGGAGAATCCAGCCAGAGTGGAAGAAGCAG TTGGAACAGAAGGTTGTAGCCAGTGCGATCTTTAGTGGTCAGAAGGACTGCTACCCTAGAAGTGTTCCCAAACTCTTTGTAGCCACCAGACTAg AGACTGAAGAGATCAATCTCAAAGTGCTGCAAACTCTTGGGACTGACAACAAGGTTaag tatgGTGTAGCGGTCACCAAGTACGATCGGCATGGTTTCCGCGCACGTATGCGTCAGCTGCTGTTGACCACTTCATCTGCTGTGCTGGTCCAGGATGCAAAAATCAAACAACGTATCGACTACGGCACATTGCTGG gtATCTCTGTTAGTTCCCTCAGTGATGGAttctttgttttgcatattccCACCACTGACAGTAAGCAGAAG GGTGACCTGGTGCTGCAATGCGATCATGTGATTGAGGCTGTCACCAAGCTGGCCATCATGGCAGACAAGATACACAATGTCAACATCAGCCAGGACAG TATCAGGTTTGCCATAGCGAGGGGAAAGGAGGGAGTTATAGATTTCTCAAGTGGTTCGGACCTGCGTGTGGTCAAGACCAAGAATGGACACCTGTCTGTG ACCACCCCACAAATCTCATGA
- the LOC122137458 gene encoding uncharacterized protein LOC122137458 — MFRRCVSPLCILILILVCMVSTNSSSPLGHTGALSFSNSLRLTRTIRTSVQHLLSRYKQQLFGDELFEYRDLMLSTLPAVTVSYQTWLHMQDTERLRLASHNLQTFWTHLEGQRQQLERERDATKERRGKRGKLQSTLRQRFVSLQIDLRDLMKQVSSQLNSLSITVSTKSPLLHLLHATSSSGPLPSMHHSTESTTVLQTPTRTDDPRSSAHSSTQSSTVMERTSVSLPQPTLASEGFIFTGRSVDTQQTTTAETSRWIQHLKGYVILRDLERYLSRLARDYAMLQAKY; from the exons ATGTTTCGGCGGTGTGTGTCTCCTCTTtgcatcctcatcctcatcctcgtCTGTATGGTGTCCACAAACTCCTCTTCCCCTCTTGGCCACACGGGGGCGCTGTCCTTCTCCAATTCATTGCGTCTCACACGCACTATTCGCACAAGCGTCCAACATCTGCTGTCCCGCTAC aaacaacAGCTGTTTGGTGACGAGCTCTTTGAATACAGAGATCTGATGCTGAGTACACTTCCTGCGGTGACCGTCAGTTATCAGACCTGGCTACACATGCAG GACACAGAGCGTTTGCGTTTGGCCTCTCACAACCTCCAGACCTTCTGGACTCACCTGGAAGGTCAACGGCagcagctggagagagagagggatgcgACGAAGGAAAGAAGAGGCAAACGAGGAAAGCTCCAGTCCACCTTGCGCCAAAGATTTGTTAGTCTGCAAATAGATCTGCGGGACCTAATGAAACAAGTCAGCTCTCAG TTGAACAGTCTGAGTATCACTGTATCTACAAAATCCCCACTTCTCCATCTCCTGCACGCAACTTCATCTTCCGGTCCACTTCCCAGCATGCATCATTCCACAGAGAGCACCACTGTACTCCAGACCCCAACTCGGACGGATGATCCTCGCAGCTCTGCACACTCCTCTACACAATCTTCTACAGTGATGGAGAGGACCTCTGTCAGCCTCCCACAACCCACCCTGGCATCAGAAGGCTTTATTTTTACGGGAAGATCTGTGGACACCCAGCAGACAACAACAGCAGAGACGTCCCGCTGGATTCAGCATCTAAAAGGGTATGTGATACTGAGAGATCTGGAACGGTACTTGAGCAGATTGGCACGAGATTATGCTATGCTCCAAGCcaaatactga
- the LOC109085244 gene encoding ependymin-like produces the protein MMHTVKLLCVVFSCLCAVAWASSHRQPCHTPPLTSGTMKVVSTGGHDLASGEFSYDSKANKFRFVEDTAHANKTSYMDVLIHFEEAVLYEIDSKNESCKKETLQFRKHLMEIPPDATHESEIYMGSPSITEQGLRVCVWNGKLPELHAHYSMSTTSCGCLPVSGSYYGEKKDLLFSFFGVETEVDDPQVFVPPAFCEGVAFEEAPDDHSFFDLFHD, from the exons ATGATGCATACAGTCAAGCTGCTCTGTGTGGTTTTCTCGTGCCTCTGTGCTGTCGCCTGGGCTTCGTCTCATCGCCAGCCATGTC atacaCCACCTCTGACCAGTGGAACAATGAAAGTG GTTTCAACAGGGGGTCATGACCTTGCATCTGGAGAGTTCAGTTATGACTCCAAAGCGAATAAATTTCGTTTTGTGGAGGACACTGCTCACGCGAACAAAACTTCTTATATGGATGTTCTCATACATTTTGAAGAG GCTGTACTTTATGAGATAGACAGTAAAAACGAGAGTTGTAAGAAGGAGACTCTGCAGTTCCGTAAGCACCTGATGGAGATTCCACCCGATGCCACTCACGAGTCTGAGATTTACATGGGCAGCCCCTCCATCACAGAGCAGGGACTCAGAGTTTGTGTGTGGAATGGAAAGTTGCCTGAACTTCATG CTCACTACTCTATGTCAACCACTTCCTGTGGCTGTTTGCCAGTCTCTGGCTCCTACTATGGTGAGAAGAAGGACCTTCTTTTCAG TTTCTTCGGTGTTGAAACAGAAGTTGATGACCCGCAAGTCTTTGTGCCCCCAGCCTTTTGTGAGGGGGTGGCATTTGAGGAGGCTCCAGATGACCACAGCTTCTTCGACCTGTTCCACGACTGA